One genomic segment of Streptomyces sp. RerS4 includes these proteins:
- a CDS encoding SsgA family sporulation/cell division regulator, producing MSPRPAHSTSELALDGRLIAGADLSIPLTVRWRYSTADPFALSLEVITGVGLDARWIFARDLLRDGLRAPTGLGDVRIWPPCPCHGRPDLRVLLRGRDGSALVDMPVKPIRTWLRKECFARVPHGSEAEHIDWELELVHVTS from the coding sequence ATGTCACCACGTCCCGCCCACTCCACGAGCGAGCTCGCACTCGACGGCCGGCTCATCGCCGGCGCCGACCTCTCGATCCCCCTCACGGTCCGCTGGCGGTACAGCACGGCAGATCCGTTCGCACTCTCACTGGAGGTGATCACCGGTGTGGGGCTTGACGCGCGGTGGATCTTCGCACGCGACCTCCTACGGGACGGTCTACGCGCCCCCACCGGCCTCGGTGACGTACGGATCTGGCCACCCTGCCCGTGCCACGGACGACCCGACCTGCGCGTCCTGTTGCGGGGAAGGGACGGCTCCGCGCTCGTGGACATGCCCGTCAAGCCGATCCGCACCTGGCTCAGGAAGGAATGCTTCGCACGGGTACCCCACGGCAGCGAGGCGGAACACATCGACTGGGAATTGGAGTTGGTACACGTCACGAGCTGA
- a CDS encoding alpha/beta hydrolase, which produces MPTTAPSVVLVHGGFADTSSWIGVVAELQRHRIPVLAAATPLRGLAHDTAYLSAFLDRIDGPVVLVGHAYGGAVISAAGATARIVGLVYVSSYLPDAGESYADLQDRIGPAPVRDCLQRSPCARADGPSAELTIRADAYPEVFAADVPPDLAEVMAVIQRPVAETTFTDTASVAAWRGKPTWVLIAGADRALSPEIQRFTAHRAGATVREAATASHAVTLSQPGLVADLIIEAVHALSPA; this is translated from the coding sequence ATGCCCACCACCGCCCCGAGCGTCGTCCTCGTCCACGGCGGATTCGCCGACACCAGCAGTTGGATAGGGGTCGTCGCCGAACTCCAGCGCCATCGGATCCCGGTCCTCGCCGCCGCCACCCCGCTGCGCGGCCTGGCCCACGACACGGCCTACCTCAGCGCCTTCCTCGACCGGATCGACGGCCCGGTGGTCCTGGTCGGCCATGCCTATGGAGGGGCCGTGATCAGCGCGGCCGGGGCGACGGCCAGGATCGTCGGCCTGGTCTACGTGTCCTCCTACCTCCCCGACGCCGGGGAAAGCTACGCGGACCTCCAGGACCGCATCGGGCCCGCGCCGGTACGCGATTGCCTCCAACGCTCGCCGTGCGCCCGCGCCGACGGCCCGAGCGCGGAGCTCACCATCCGCGCCGACGCCTACCCGGAGGTCTTCGCGGCCGATGTCCCACCCGACCTCGCCGAGGTCATGGCCGTCATCCAGCGTCCCGTCGCCGAGACCACCTTCACCGACACCGCTTCGGTCGCGGCCTGGCGCGGCAAGCCGACCTGGGTGTTGATCGCCGGCGCCGACCGGGCGCTGTCCCCCGAGATCCAGAGGTTCACCGCCCATCGCGCCGGAGCGACGGTGAGGGAGGCGGCGACGGCCTCCCACGCGGTGACCCTCTCCCAACCGGGCCTCGTGGCCGACCTCATCATCGAGGCCGTCCATGCCCTGAGCCCGGCGTGA
- a CDS encoding helix-turn-helix domain-containing protein: MPQTVPPARVKSRAGGGPTRIDLLPPPPGTGPDDHLHVGVYRQGTALIRSHGVDTPLEPGDLLISSAPQPPNLLHAVSSTFLWFRVPRFYLAPARGELAHLNGLRAPGSTGIGSLASRFLLELATWERATGRPHHELPTSRHRLAHHAADLLSLLITDLLEKENAPQMATSAELLSRIRRHIDANLMDPDLSPESIARAHHISVRYLHKLFQKQGVTVGQWVRRRRLEECRRELARTPSRTSTVAVVAHRWGFISAAHFSRVFRDAFGISPSQWQTHASDPGRQDLMP, translated from the coding sequence ATGCCCCAAACGGTCCCGCCCGCGCGCGTCAAGTCGCGGGCCGGCGGCGGGCCGACCCGCATAGACCTCCTGCCACCACCCCCGGGCACCGGACCCGACGACCACCTGCACGTGGGCGTCTACCGCCAAGGAACCGCGCTCATCCGGTCCCACGGCGTCGACACCCCCCTGGAGCCGGGCGACCTGCTGATCAGCAGCGCCCCCCAGCCCCCGAACCTCCTGCACGCCGTGTCCAGCACCTTCCTCTGGTTCCGCGTGCCCCGCTTCTACCTTGCCCCCGCGCGCGGCGAACTCGCCCACCTCAACGGGCTGCGTGCCCCCGGAAGCACCGGGATCGGCTCGCTGGCCTCCCGATTCCTGCTGGAACTCGCTACCTGGGAGCGCGCCACGGGCCGACCGCACCACGAGCTTCCCACCTCCCGCCACCGGCTGGCCCACCATGCCGCCGATCTGCTCTCCCTCCTCATCACCGATCTCCTGGAGAAGGAGAACGCACCTCAGATGGCCACCAGCGCCGAACTGTTGTCCCGGATACGCCGCCACATCGACGCGAACCTGATGGACCCCGATCTGTCACCGGAGAGCATCGCTCGTGCACACCACATCTCGGTGCGGTACCTGCACAAGCTCTTTCAGAAGCAGGGCGTGACGGTCGGCCAGTGGGTGCGCCGTCGACGCCTGGAGGAATGCCGCCGCGAACTCGCCCGCACCCCGAGCCGCACCAGCACCGTCGCGGTCGTCGCCCACCGATGGGGCTTCATCAGCGCCGCGCACTTCAGCCGGGTGTTCCGCGACGCCTTCGGGATCTCCCCGAGCCAGTGGCAGACCCACGCCTCGGATCCGGGCCGCCAAGACCTCATGCCGTGA
- a CDS encoding PucR family transcriptional regulator: MTGSIRRARGASDALQTLVDALAAELGRSVVIDDELVRMICTSRHYGDEDPVRIHTLLQGLAGTEAIRHVLAQGVMQWPRPGFLAGRDDLGLLPRYCVPLRERGHLLGVLMVVAPNGRLTETETAAIEEATPGVAAQLYADRMAADEASRRQGRLLEGLLGSDGMERTTARGLLIDQGLLLDRAHCVVSTVRVAAPALPPGQVAAALRGALEALVHTRTARGLLSVGADRAVLLQTFECEPRPEELAAQSRGALGALEAFLGDRACAVVGIGGRRAGLADAWISADQSRVAAAAARRLTHLERVGDWETLGEFAVLMQLPEHALNESLVPQPLRRLLEGPATQRLEETLRCFLENGGSAPRTAEALNLHRTSLYYRLRQIQQITGLDLDSGANRLLLHLGLRIRDLVAGSAPAPLSTP; the protein is encoded by the coding sequence GTGACGGGTTCCATTCGGCGGGCACGCGGTGCCAGTGATGCCCTACAGACGCTCGTCGACGCGCTCGCGGCGGAGTTGGGACGATCGGTGGTCATCGACGACGAACTCGTCCGGATGATCTGCACGAGCCGTCACTACGGGGACGAGGACCCGGTGCGCATCCACACCCTGCTCCAGGGCTTGGCGGGCACCGAGGCCATCCGGCACGTCCTGGCGCAGGGCGTGATGCAGTGGCCCCGACCCGGATTCCTCGCGGGCCGGGACGACCTCGGCCTGCTGCCGCGCTACTGCGTGCCGCTGCGGGAGCGCGGCCACCTGCTGGGCGTCCTCATGGTGGTCGCCCCGAACGGGCGGCTGACCGAGACCGAGACCGCGGCCATCGAAGAGGCCACCCCCGGCGTGGCGGCGCAGCTGTACGCCGACCGGATGGCGGCCGACGAGGCCTCCAGGAGGCAGGGGCGGTTGCTGGAGGGACTGCTCGGCTCCGACGGGATGGAACGGACCACGGCGCGGGGGCTGCTGATCGACCAAGGGCTACTCCTCGACCGGGCGCACTGTGTGGTCAGTACGGTCCGCGTGGCGGCGCCCGCGCTGCCTCCCGGACAGGTCGCGGCGGCGTTGCGGGGTGCTCTGGAGGCACTGGTGCATACGCGCACCGCGCGCGGCCTCCTGTCGGTGGGGGCGGACCGGGCCGTCCTGCTCCAGACCTTCGAGTGCGAGCCGCGTCCGGAGGAACTCGCCGCCCAATCGCGTGGTGCCCTCGGGGCGTTGGAGGCCTTCCTGGGCGACCGCGCGTGCGCCGTGGTCGGAATCGGAGGCCGTCGCGCCGGGCTCGCGGACGCGTGGATATCCGCCGATCAGTCACGGGTCGCCGCCGCGGCGGCGCGGCGACTGACACATCTGGAGCGGGTGGGCGACTGGGAGACGCTCGGCGAGTTCGCCGTCCTGATGCAGCTTCCCGAGCACGCGCTCAACGAGTCCCTCGTCCCCCAGCCGCTGCGGCGGCTGTTGGAGGGTCCCGCGACCCAGCGGTTGGAGGAGACACTGCGCTGCTTCCTGGAGAACGGCGGTTCCGCGCCCAGGACCGCCGAGGCCCTGAACCTGCACCGGACCTCGCTCTACTACCGCCTGCGGCAGATCCAGCAGATCACCGGACTGGACCTGGACAGCGGCGCCAACCGGCTGCTGCTCCACCTGGGCCTGCGGATCCGCGACCTGGTGGCCGGCTCCGCGCCGGCGCCACTGAGCACCCCCTGA